Proteins encoded together in one Chiloscyllium plagiosum isolate BGI_BamShark_2017 chromosome 50, ASM401019v2, whole genome shotgun sequence window:
- the LOC122544559 gene encoding histone H2A-like: protein MWAECSILCESACEIVTMSGRGKGGGKARAKAKSRSSRAGLQFPVGRVHRLLRKGNYAERVAAGAPVYLAAVLEYLTAEILELAGNAARDNKKTRIIPRHLQLAVRNDEELNKLLGGVTIAQGGVLPNIQAVLLPKKTAAGGAAKK, encoded by the coding sequence ATGTGGGCGGAGTGTAGCATTCTTTGTGAAAGTGCTTGTGAGATTGTTACTATGTCCGGAAGAGGAAAGGGCGGTGGGAAAGCTCGCGCCAAAGCGAAGTCTCGGTCGTCCCGGGCTGGCCTGCAGTTCCCGGTGGGCCGTGTTCACAGGCTCCTGAGAAAGGGTAACTATGCTGAGCGTGTGGCTGCCGGAGCGCCGGTCTATCTGGCTGCGGTGCTGGAGTATCTGACGGCTGAAATCCTGGAGCTGGCCGGCAACGCGGCCCGGGACAACAAGAAGACCCGCATCATCCCCAGGCACCTGCAGCTGGCCGTGCGCAACGACGAGGAGCTCAACAAGCTGCTGGGAGGGGTGACCATCGCTCAGGGAGGGGTGCTGCCTAATATCCAGGCCGTGCTGCTGCCCAAGAAAACCGCCGCTGGGGGCGCCGCTAAAAAGTGA
- the LOC122544592 gene encoding late histone H2B.L4-like, whose amino-acid sequence MADEKKGQQASKKGAKKIIKKAPAKGGKKRRRSRKESYSIYIYKVMKQVHPDTGISSKAMSIMNSFVNDIFERIAGEASRLAHYNKRSTISSREIQTAVRLLLPGELAKHAVSEGTKAVTKYTSSK is encoded by the coding sequence ATGGCTGATGAGAAGAAAGGGCAGCAAGCCTCCAAGAAGGGCGCGAAGAAAATCATCAAGAAGGCGCCAGCGAAGGGAGGCAAGAAGAGGAGGCGGTCCAGGAAAGAAAGTTACTCCATCTACATCTACAAAGTGATGAAGCAGGTTCACcccgacaccggcatctcctccAAGGCCATGAGCATCATGAACTCGTTCGTCAACGATATTTTCGAGCGCATCGCGGGGGAGGCTTCCCGCCTGGCCCATTACAACAAGCGCAGCACCATCAGCTCCCGGGAGATCCAGACCGCCGTGCGGCTGCTGCTGCCCGGGGAGCTGGCCAAGCACGCCGTGTCGGAGGGCACAAAGGCGGTGACCAAGTACACCAGCTCCAAGTGA